The Vulpes lagopus strain Blue_001 chromosome 6, ASM1834538v1, whole genome shotgun sequence genome has a segment encoding these proteins:
- the LOC121493679 gene encoding 60S ribosomal protein L31-like, producing MAPAKKGGEKKKGHSAINEVVTKEYTINIHKRIHGVGFKKRAPRALKEIWKFAMKEMGTPDVRIDTRLNKAVWAKGIRNVPYRIHVRLYRKRNEDEDSPNKLYTLVTYVPVTTFKNLQTVNMDEN from the coding sequence ATGGCTCCCGCAAAGAAGGGTGGCGAGAAGAAGAAGGGCCATTCTGCCATCAACGAGGTAGTGACCAAAGAATACACCATCAACATTCACAAACGTATCCatggagtgggtttcaagaagcGTGCCCCTCGGGCACTCAAAGAGATCTGgaaatttgccatgaaggagatgggaactccagatgtgcgcattgacaccaggctcaacaaagctgtctgggccaaaggaataaggaatgttccataccGTATCCATGTGCGGTTGTACAGAAAACGTAATGAGGATGaagattcaccaaacaagctctacacGCTGGTTACCTACGtacctgtcaccactttcaaaaatctacagacTGTTAATATGGATGAGAACTAA